A genomic window from Paucibacter sp. KCTC 42545 includes:
- the nagZ gene encoding beta-N-acetylhexosaminidase, with protein MNAFHPGQLVMVDIQGKSLDLATAEFLRANQVRAVCLFRKNLGTEAEVRQLTADLRNVMGPTALIGLDQEGGSVVRATFLPQAPSAMALGAADDAALAESVGAAVARGLRSIGINWNFAPVLDINNNPANPVIAERSFSEDADDVTRLAGAWMAGSLREGVACCVKHFPGHGDTHVDSHLALPTVDKSRAELDALELRPFKALRDEAPAVMTAHIVYPQIDPEHPATLSKKILGDILRREWGYDGVVITDALMMKAIFERYGYARAAVMAIDAGADMILAQGDLEEQGKSIQALKDAFASGELSAEQGRIACARLDKLAAAYPVRHDDYQGEPRAADDQLMRQAWARGLTALRGAKAPALDAKLRVFVQPEVPTDGVSEAGPSGQQIVALFANFPQAEIRFVDDILALDWAQLPPAEAGTLNIVASTHRMRYGANAKTWQPDLHLVLWNPFQALDVPGPTVVSWGYADGALAGLQAWLEGRAEATAQSPVSLG; from the coding sequence ATGAACGCTTTCCACCCCGGCCAGTTGGTCATGGTCGACATCCAGGGCAAGAGCCTGGATCTGGCCACCGCCGAGTTTCTGCGCGCCAACCAAGTTCGTGCTGTTTGCCTGTTCCGCAAGAACCTGGGCACCGAGGCCGAAGTGCGCCAGCTCACCGCCGACCTGCGCAATGTGATGGGCCCCACGGCCTTGATCGGCCTGGACCAGGAAGGCGGCTCCGTCGTGCGCGCCACCTTCTTGCCGCAAGCTCCTTCGGCCATGGCCCTGGGTGCGGCTGACGATGCCGCCTTGGCGGAAAGCGTGGGCGCGGCCGTGGCACGCGGCCTGCGTTCCATCGGCATCAACTGGAATTTCGCGCCGGTGCTGGACATCAATAACAACCCGGCCAACCCGGTGATCGCCGAGCGCAGCTTCTCGGAAGACGCCGACGACGTGACCCGCCTGGCCGGCGCCTGGATGGCCGGCTCGCTGCGCGAAGGCGTGGCTTGCTGCGTCAAGCACTTCCCTGGCCATGGCGACACGCATGTGGACTCGCACCTGGCCCTGCCCACGGTGGACAAGAGCCGCGCTGAGCTGGACGCGCTGGAGCTGCGCCCCTTCAAGGCCTTGCGTGACGAAGCGCCCGCCGTGATGACGGCCCACATCGTCTACCCGCAGATCGACCCCGAGCATCCTGCCACTCTGTCCAAGAAGATCCTCGGCGACATCTTGCGCCGTGAGTGGGGCTATGACGGGGTGGTGATCACCGACGCACTGATGATGAAAGCCATCTTCGAGCGCTACGGCTACGCCCGCGCCGCCGTGATGGCCATCGACGCCGGTGCCGACATGATCCTGGCCCAGGGCGACCTGGAAGAGCAGGGCAAGTCCATCCAAGCTTTGAAAGACGCCTTCGCCAGCGGCGAGCTGTCGGCCGAGCAAGGCCGCATCGCCTGCGCCCGCCTGGACAAACTGGCCGCCGCCTACCCGGTGCGCCATGACGACTACCAAGGCGAGCCGCGCGCCGCTGACGACCAGTTGATGCGCCAAGCTTGGGCGCGTGGCCTGACGGCCTTGCGCGGCGCCAAGGCGCCGGCCCTTGATGCCAAGCTGCGCGTCTTCGTGCAGCCCGAGGTGCCCACCGACGGCGTTTCGGAAGCCGGCCCCTCGGGCCAGCAAATCGTTGCGCTGTTCGCCAACTTCCCGCAGGCCGAGATCCGTTTTGTGGACGACATCCTGGCCCTGGACTGGGCGCAGCTGCCGCCCGCCGAGGCCGGCACGCTGAACATCGTGGCCTCCACCCATCGCATGCGTTACGGCGCCAATGCCAAGACCTGGCAGCCTGATTTGCATCTGGTGCTGTGGAACCCCTTCCAGGCGCTGGATGTGCCAGGGCCTACCGTGGTGAGTTGGGGTTATGCCGATGGCGCCCTGGCTGGCCTGCAAGCCTGGCTGGAAGGCCGGGCCGAGGCCACGGCGCAGTCGCCGGTCAGCCTGGGCTGA
- a CDS encoding SIS domain-containing protein: protein MLEEALSAPDVVANQLAHDQNAYAELGEALRTQPPTSLLTVARGSSDHAAHYMAYLMMARMGTLVTSLPMSLITLYQSKIKSDGLVSLAFSQSGQSPDLVAPTKFFRAGGARTVAFVNAPGSPLAEASQFVFSLHAGPENSVAATKSYIAQLVAGARVVAAWGQDEDLQAALQQLPNALREAAAQRWDVAVDVLKNADKLFVIGRGTSLAIAQEAALKFKETCGIQAEAFSGAEVKHGPMALVDQGYPMLVFAPRGPAQAGLLALAEEMRGRGARVLLAAPAGTPGAELPLSCTGNEDLDPIAAIQSFYPMVEALARARGRNPDQPPHLAKVTKTN from the coding sequence ATGCTCGAAGAAGCCCTGAGCGCCCCCGATGTGGTGGCGAATCAGCTGGCCCACGACCAAAACGCCTATGCCGAACTGGGCGAAGCCCTGCGCACCCAGCCGCCCACCTCGCTGCTGACCGTGGCGCGTGGCAGCTCCGACCATGCCGCTCACTACATGGCTTATCTGATGATGGCGCGCATGGGCACTTTGGTGACCTCGCTGCCGATGTCGCTGATCACCCTGTACCAAAGCAAGATCAAGAGCGACGGCCTGGTGTCGCTGGCCTTCTCGCAGTCGGGCCAAAGCCCTGACCTGGTGGCGCCGACCAAATTTTTCCGTGCCGGCGGTGCCCGCACCGTGGCTTTTGTGAATGCCCCTGGCTCGCCGCTGGCCGAAGCCTCGCAGTTTGTTTTCTCCCTGCATGCCGGCCCTGAGAACAGCGTTGCCGCGACCAAGAGCTATATCGCCCAGCTGGTGGCCGGTGCCCGCGTGGTGGCCGCCTGGGGTCAAGACGAAGACCTGCAAGCCGCCCTGCAACAGCTGCCCAACGCCCTGCGCGAAGCTGCCGCCCAGCGTTGGGATGTGGCGGTGGACGTGCTGAAGAACGCCGACAAGCTTTTCGTCATCGGCCGCGGCACCAGCCTGGCCATCGCCCAGGAAGCGGCGCTGAAGTTCAAGGAAACCTGCGGCATTCAGGCCGAGGCTTTCTCGGGCGCCGAGGTCAAGCATGGCCCGATGGCGCTGGTGGACCAAGGCTACCCCATGCTGGTGTTCGCACCGCGCGGCCCCGCCCAAGCCGGCTTGCTGGCGCTGGCCGAAGAGATGCGCGGCCGTGGTGCCCGCGTGCTGCTGGCAGCACCTGCTGGCACGCCTGGCGCCGAGCTGCCGCTGAGCTGCACCGGCAATGAGGACCTGGACCCCATCGCTGCAATTCAGAGCTTCTACCCGATGGTGGAAGCCCTGGCCCGCGCCCGCGGCCGCAACCCGGACCAGCCGCCGCACTTGGCCAAGGTCACCAAGACCAATTGA
- a CDS encoding MFS transporter — protein MSQSTPPTSAPAPQAGSPIRWVPSLYFVQGMQFFVVMLLAGLMFKNMGVPNDQIARWTGLLGLAWAIKPLWSPFLELARSKKLVVVAMQFTGAVGLGLMALAVQMPMYFAASIAVLFLLAYASATHDIACDGLYLASLDPKQQAAYAGWQGAFFNASKFLTLGGLLVLAGHLEKSMGVFNAWSVIFAVLAILLAALAAYNAKVLPNVLSPVTADRSAANVWRTLKEVIADFLKKPGIWAMILFIVLFRFAEGQVQTIGPLFLIEAREKGGLGLTTEQVGGIYGTVGTGAFLIGSILGGYFTSWLSLKRAMPILILAMGVPNLTFYYLAVAHPADMLHIGAAVAVEMFGYGFGFVGMILFIMQVVAPGKFSTAHYALGSGVMQLGFIFSKTISGDIQMAMGYEHFFLWTIVCGLPALLLMFFVKMPTLGKTEVVSAGEPKADAVTAQ, from the coding sequence ATGTCCCAATCCACGCCGCCGACCTCGGCCCCCGCGCCACAAGCGGGCTCGCCCATCCGTTGGGTGCCCAGCCTGTACTTTGTGCAGGGCATGCAGTTCTTCGTCGTCATGCTGCTGGCCGGCCTGATGTTCAAAAACATGGGCGTGCCCAACGACCAGATCGCGCGCTGGACCGGCTTGTTGGGCCTGGCCTGGGCGATCAAGCCGCTGTGGAGCCCCTTCCTGGAGTTGGCGCGCAGCAAGAAGCTGGTGGTGGTGGCGATGCAGTTCACCGGCGCGGTGGGCTTAGGCCTGATGGCCCTGGCCGTGCAGATGCCGATGTACTTTGCCGCCAGCATTGCGGTGCTGTTCCTGCTGGCCTATGCCTCGGCCACGCATGACATCGCTTGCGACGGTCTTTACCTCGCCTCGCTCGACCCCAAGCAGCAAGCGGCTTATGCCGGCTGGCAGGGGGCCTTCTTCAATGCCTCCAAATTCCTGACTCTGGGCGGCCTACTGGTGCTGGCCGGCCATCTTGAAAAGAGCATGGGCGTGTTCAACGCCTGGAGCGTGATCTTCGCGGTGTTGGCGATTTTGCTGGCTGCCCTGGCGGCCTATAACGCCAAGGTGCTGCCGAATGTGCTGAGCCCCGTCACAGCGGACCGCAGCGCAGCCAATGTCTGGCGCACGCTCAAGGAGGTCATTGCCGACTTCCTCAAGAAGCCCGGCATCTGGGCGATGATTTTGTTCATCGTGCTGTTCCGCTTTGCCGAAGGCCAGGTGCAAACCATCGGCCCCTTGTTCCTGATCGAAGCGCGCGAGAAGGGCGGCCTGGGCCTGACGACCGAACAGGTCGGTGGCATCTACGGCACGGTTGGTACCGGCGCCTTTTTGATCGGCAGCATTCTGGGCGGCTACTTCACCTCCTGGCTGAGCCTGAAGCGCGCCATGCCCATCCTGATTCTGGCCATGGGCGTGCCCAATCTGACCTTCTACTACCTGGCCGTGGCGCACCCGGCCGACATGCTGCACATCGGCGCGGCGGTGGCCGTGGAGATGTTTGGTTATGGCTTTGGCTTCGTCGGCATGATTTTGTTCATCATGCAGGTGGTGGCGCCGGGCAAGTTCTCGACCGCGCATTACGCCCTGGGTTCGGGGGTGATGCAACTGGGTTTCATTTTTTCCAAGACCATCAGCGGTGACATTCAGATGGCCATGGGCTATGAGCATTTCTTCCTTTGGACCATCGTCTGCGGCCTGCCGGCGCTGTTGCTGATGTTCTTCGTCAAGATGCCGACGCTGGGCAAGACTGAAGTTGTTTCTGCTGGCGAGCCCAAGGCCGACGCCGTCACGGCGCAGTGA
- a CDS encoding tryptophan halogenase family protein: MTVKSIAIIGGGTAGWLAANHLAVELRAETGISITVIESPEIGIIGVGEGTVPQIRKSLQKFGISEAELLATCDATFKDGIKFVDWLAPTSAPGANAYYHPFASPYPSGIDVTSHYLKHADWMAFESVCEVPALADAMKSPKRVSSPPFEGPLNYAYHFNAVKFGQLLAKNARDKLGVLHKQATIVDARLNAQGEVDVLITQDGERLQYDFYVDCSGFHSLILGKLLKVPFVDKSAHILTDSALAVQIPTADDAPIPPYTLAKAHSAGWLWDIPLTNRRGVGFVYASQHLSEAAALQGLAAYLGVGEDKLSPRKIPMRIGYREKFWCKNAVALGLAQGFVEPLEATSIFVTDFAAELFARNFVPDKAQMSAAADYCNKVVSYTWERVMDFVQLHYCISDRRDSDFWRRATLEAPRSEVLSERLALWQQHAPKKSDFFSRFDLFDVDNYLFVLYGMRFKTRPKRMTAFEEQVFAHEFDKVRQHTLQLGAELMPQREWLDGFLAAYRASAGSAGR, translated from the coding sequence ATGACAGTCAAAAGTATCGCAATCATCGGCGGCGGCACGGCCGGTTGGCTGGCGGCTAACCATTTGGCCGTGGAGCTGCGGGCCGAAACCGGCATCAGCATCACGGTGATTGAATCGCCCGAGATCGGCATCATCGGCGTGGGCGAGGGCACCGTGCCGCAGATTCGCAAGTCGCTGCAGAAGTTCGGCATCTCGGAGGCCGAGTTGCTGGCTACTTGTGACGCCACCTTCAAGGACGGCATCAAGTTCGTCGATTGGCTGGCGCCCACATCCGCACCGGGTGCCAATGCCTACTACCACCCCTTTGCCTCGCCTTACCCGTCTGGCATCGATGTCACATCGCACTACCTCAAGCATGCGGACTGGATGGCGTTTGAATCGGTCTGCGAAGTGCCGGCCTTGGCGGATGCGATGAAATCGCCCAAGCGGGTGTCCTCGCCGCCCTTCGAAGGGCCGCTGAATTACGCCTATCACTTCAATGCGGTGAAGTTCGGCCAGTTGCTGGCCAAGAACGCCCGCGACAAGCTGGGCGTCCTGCACAAGCAGGCCACCATCGTCGACGCGCGGCTCAATGCCCAGGGCGAGGTGGATGTCCTGATCACCCAGGACGGCGAACGCCTGCAGTACGACTTCTATGTGGACTGCTCGGGCTTTCACTCACTGATTTTGGGCAAATTGCTCAAGGTGCCTTTTGTCGACAAGTCGGCGCATATCCTCACGGATAGTGCGCTGGCCGTGCAAATCCCGACCGCCGATGACGCGCCCATTCCGCCCTACACCTTGGCCAAGGCGCATTCGGCTGGTTGGCTGTGGGACATCCCGCTGACCAATCGTCGTGGCGTGGGCTTTGTTTACGCGAGTCAGCACCTCAGCGAGGCCGCAGCGCTGCAGGGCTTGGCTGCCTATTTGGGTGTTGGCGAAGACAAGCTCTCGCCGCGCAAGATTCCGATGCGCATCGGCTATCGCGAGAAGTTCTGGTGCAAGAACGCGGTGGCGCTGGGCTTGGCCCAGGGCTTCGTGGAGCCGCTGGAGGCGACTTCCATTTTCGTCACCGACTTTGCTGCTGAGTTGTTCGCGCGCAATTTCGTGCCCGACAAAGCGCAGATGTCGGCGGCGGCGGACTACTGCAACAAGGTTGTCAGCTACACCTGGGAGCGGGTGATGGATTTTGTGCAGTTGCACTACTGCATCTCAGACCGCCGTGACTCGGACTTCTGGCGTCGCGCCACCTTGGAGGCGCCGCGCTCCGAGGTGCTGAGCGAGCGTCTGGCGCTGTGGCAGCAGCATGCGCCAAAGAAGAGCGATTTCTTCAGTCGCTTCGATCTGTTCGACGTCGACAACTACCTCTTCGTGCTTTACGGCATGCGCTTCAAAACCCGCCCCAAGCGCATGACAGCGTTTGAGGAGCAGGTGTTTGCGCATGAGTTTGACAAGGTGCGTCAGCACACCCTCCAACTCGGGGCTGAACTGATGCCGCAGCGTGAGTGGCTGGACGGCTTCCTGGCGGCCTACCGTGCATCGGCGGGGTCTGCCGGGCGCTGA
- a CDS encoding acyltransferase family protein has protein sequence MSATTASKRYASVDALRGLTVAAMLLVNNPGDWGHVYWPLEHAEWHGCTPTDLIFPFFLFIVGVSIALAFGSRIEAHVPPAPMAKTILVRALRIIGLGLVLHLLAWWLMDKPEFRIMGVLQRIGLCFALVGCAAVYLRERTQWLLLGGLLLGYAALLLGAGSLDKLGNIASRVDAAVLGRHAYEWVAATGFGHEPEGLVSTLGALATCLLGLRAGHLLRQGKLQQLLIFGVAAAALGWLVTGVLPFNKQLWTSSFVLWTGGLACLALALAHVLIDQRGWPALGRSFGVNAIAAYGGAWMCTVLLEGFGLMAPLYAHGFAWLQPLVGPWGQSLAFALAFVAVWAVIVKLLDRRGIYFKV, from the coding sequence ATGAGCGCAACGACAGCAAGCAAACGTTACGCCTCCGTGGATGCCCTGCGCGGCCTGACGGTGGCCGCCATGTTGCTGGTCAACAACCCCGGCGACTGGGGCCATGTGTATTGGCCGCTGGAACACGCCGAGTGGCATGGCTGCACGCCCACCGACCTGATCTTCCCCTTCTTCTTGTTCATCGTCGGCGTGTCGATTGCGCTGGCTTTTGGCTCGCGCATCGAGGCACACGTGCCGCCGGCGCCGATGGCCAAAACGATTCTGGTGCGTGCCCTGCGCATCATCGGCTTAGGGCTGGTTTTGCATCTGCTGGCCTGGTGGCTGATGGACAAGCCCGAGTTCCGCATCATGGGCGTGCTGCAACGCATCGGCTTGTGTTTTGCGCTGGTGGGTTGTGCGGCGGTCTATCTGCGGGAGCGTACGCAATGGCTCTTGCTGGGCGGCTTGTTGCTGGGTTATGCGGCTCTGCTGCTCGGTGCGGGTAGCCTGGACAAGCTGGGCAATATCGCCTCGCGCGTGGACGCCGCCGTCTTGGGCCGCCATGCCTACGAATGGGTGGCCGCTACCGGCTTCGGCCATGAGCCCGAAGGCCTGGTCAGCACCCTGGGTGCCTTGGCGACCTGCCTGCTGGGCCTGCGCGCCGGCCATCTGTTGCGCCAAGGCAAGCTGCAGCAACTGCTGATCTTCGGTGTGGCCGCAGCGGCGCTGGGCTGGCTGGTAACGGGCGTGTTGCCTTTCAACAAGCAACTGTGGACCTCCAGCTTTGTGCTGTGGACCGGTGGGCTGGCCTGCCTGGCCCTGGCCCTGGCGCATGTGTTGATCGACCAACGCGGCTGGCCGGCCCTGGGCCGCAGCTTTGGTGTCAACGCCATCGCGGCCTATGGCGGCGCCTGGATGTGCACCGTGCTGTTGGAAGGCTTTGGCCTGATGGCGCCGCTGTACGCGCATGGCTTTGCCTGGCTGCAGCCGCTGGTGGGGCCGTGGGGTCAATCGCTCGCCTTTGCCCTGGCCTTTGTGGCCGTGTGGGCGGTGATCGTGAAGCTGCTGGACCGGCGCGGAATCTACTTCAAGGTGTGA
- a CDS encoding GntR family transcriptional regulator, giving the protein MPFKFKPDPTAASPLYMQLAQKLAQAIRDGVFQADEALPSERVLSEQLELSRVTARKAIDRLVEQGMIVRKRGSGNYIAPKLEQPLSRLTSFSEELQQRGFKPSSRWLTRTFTAAAPDEQLSLGLSTGGRVARLERLRLADTVVMAYEVSVLPESVLPDPQAVQASLYEHLQTLGGAPVRALQHIRAINADSKLAGLLEVPVGQAVLFITRVGYLESGHAVELTHSYCRSDYYDFVAEMRREG; this is encoded by the coding sequence ATGCCATTCAAATTCAAACCGGACCCCACAGCGGCTTCGCCGCTGTACATGCAATTAGCGCAAAAACTGGCCCAAGCGATTCGTGACGGGGTGTTTCAGGCCGATGAGGCCTTGCCATCGGAGCGCGTGCTGTCGGAGCAACTGGAGCTGTCCCGCGTCACCGCCCGCAAGGCCATCGACCGCCTGGTCGAGCAAGGCATGATCGTGCGCAAGCGCGGCTCGGGCAATTACATCGCGCCCAAGCTGGAGCAGCCGCTCTCACGCCTGACCAGTTTTTCGGAAGAGCTGCAGCAACGCGGCTTCAAGCCCAGCTCGCGCTGGCTGACCCGCACATTCACGGCCGCCGCCCCTGATGAACAGCTGAGCCTGGGCTTGAGCACCGGCGGCCGCGTGGCGCGCCTGGAGCGTTTGCGCCTGGCCGACACGGTGGTGATGGCCTACGAGGTCAGCGTCTTGCCGGAGTCGGTCTTGCCCGACCCACAAGCGGTGCAGGCCTCGCTGTACGAGCATTTGCAAACCCTGGGCGGTGCGCCGGTGCGCGCGCTGCAACACATCCGCGCCATCAATGCCGACTCCAAGTTGGCCGGCTTGCTGGAAGTGCCGGTGGGGCAGGCGGTTTTGTTCATCACGCGGGTGGGTTATCTGGAATCGGGTCATGCGGTGGAGCTGACCCATTCCTATTGCCGCAGCGATTACTACGATTTTGTCGCCGAGATGCGGCGCGAAGGATAG
- a CDS encoding BadF/BadG/BcrA/BcrD ATPase family protein, translating to MNSASSTVPAHVLGSDVVNLAGVAYLVGVDGGGTGTRLRLSARDGRLLGQGEAGPSALGQGAEQAWRHIQQALQAAAAQAGIAELPLSQCAIGLGLSGASVVSQAMDFYARQPGFAVVALDGDGFTTVLGAHGGQPGAVVAAGTGSVGEVLRRDGSRDCISGWGWIVGDEGSGAWLGLKAIRHAQQALDGRVPAGALARAIWAVAGDDREAMLDWCSKAGQHAYASLARLVFEHAEGEGADPVAAGFVAEAVVELERLALALDPAAELPLALCGSIALRLAPKFSGTIASRCVAPQGDSADGALHLIRGVLQRLEQ from the coding sequence ATGAATTCAGCATCCTCCACCGTGCCTGCCCATGTCTTGGGCTCCGATGTCGTCAATCTGGCCGGTGTGGCCTATTTGGTCGGTGTGGATGGTGGCGGCACGGGCACGCGGCTGCGTTTGAGCGCGCGCGATGGCCGTTTGTTGGGCCAGGGCGAGGCCGGGCCTTCGGCTCTGGGGCAGGGCGCTGAGCAGGCTTGGCGCCATATCCAGCAGGCCTTGCAGGCTGCGGCGGCGCAAGCGGGGATTGCTGAGTTGCCGCTGTCGCAATGCGCCATTGGCCTTGGGCTTTCGGGTGCCAGCGTGGTCAGCCAGGCCATGGACTTTTATGCGCGTCAGCCCGGCTTTGCCGTGGTGGCGCTGGATGGTGATGGCTTCACCACGGTTTTGGGTGCCCACGGTGGCCAACCCGGTGCGGTGGTGGCGGCGGGCACTGGCTCGGTCGGTGAAGTGCTGCGCCGTGATGGCTCGCGCGACTGCATTAGCGGCTGGGGTTGGATCGTTGGCGATGAAGGCAGCGGCGCCTGGCTCGGCCTGAAGGCGATTCGCCATGCCCAGCAAGCGCTGGACGGGCGCGTGCCGGCTGGTGCGCTCGCCCGGGCCATCTGGGCCGTGGCCGGTGACGACCGCGAAGCCATGCTGGATTGGTGCTCCAAAGCTGGCCAACATGCCTATGCCAGCTTGGCGCGCCTGGTCTTCGAGCATGCTGAAGGCGAGGGCGCTGACCCGGTCGCCGCAGGCTTTGTGGCCGAGGCCGTTGTGGAGTTGGAGCGCCTGGCGCTGGCGCTGGATCCGGCCGCCGAATTGCCCTTGGCGCTGTGCGGCAGCATCGCCCTGCGCTTGGCTCCCAAATTCTCAGGCACCATTGCGTCCCGTTGTGTTGCGCCGCAAGGCGATTCCGCAGACGGGGCGCTGCATTTGATTCGCGGCGTCCTCCAACGTTTGGAACAGTGA
- a CDS encoding glycoside hydrolase family 16 protein: MLTVALAAGLNLVFSPAFALGGGEQLAAASAAAAAPAKAGFFFDDFNYPDLAALKAGGWTPRSAAGHPGVPGAAWSPEQISLVADPQQAGKRLLRLTAQTDGTPAGTQQTQLCHARKYLEGTYAARIRFTDKPLRGVDGDPVIQTFYVVAPLKHDFDPEFSELDFEYLANGGWGSEKTRLYGITWQTVQLDPWQAFNQSHEEHGSLDGWHVLMMQIADGKTRLFLDGRQLAQHGGRNYPVVLMSINFNLWFSPGGLLPASSEPRVYQQDVDWVFHARQQVLSPAQVQAEVDRLRAGGVARVDTVPAAEPALASHCDF, encoded by the coding sequence GTGTTGACCGTCGCTTTGGCGGCAGGGCTGAATTTGGTCTTCAGTCCGGCCTTTGCTTTAGGTGGAGGGGAGCAGCTTGCAGCAGCATCGGCTGCAGCAGCCGCTCCCGCAAAGGCCGGATTCTTTTTTGACGACTTCAATTACCCCGACCTGGCCGCGCTGAAGGCCGGCGGCTGGACACCGCGTAGCGCTGCCGGCCACCCCGGTGTGCCCGGCGCTGCTTGGTCGCCCGAGCAGATCAGCTTGGTGGCCGACCCGCAGCAAGCGGGCAAGCGTCTCTTGCGCCTGACCGCACAGACTGACGGCACGCCCGCTGGCACCCAGCAAACGCAGCTGTGCCACGCCCGTAAGTATCTGGAAGGCACTTATGCCGCCCGCATTCGCTTCACCGACAAGCCGCTGCGCGGCGTCGATGGCGACCCGGTGATCCAGACCTTTTACGTGGTGGCGCCGCTCAAGCACGACTTCGACCCCGAATTCAGCGAACTCGACTTTGAGTACCTGGCCAACGGTGGTTGGGGGAGCGAGAAGACCCGGCTCTACGGCATCACCTGGCAGACCGTGCAGCTCGACCCTTGGCAGGCGTTCAATCAGTCGCACGAGGAACACGGCAGCCTGGACGGCTGGCATGTGCTGATGATGCAGATCGCCGATGGCAAGACGCGATTGTTTCTGGACGGCCGCCAGCTCGCCCAGCATGGCGGGCGCAACTACCCCGTTGTGCTGATGTCGATCAATTTCAATCTGTGGTTCTCGCCCGGCGGGCTTTTGCCGGCCAGCAGCGAGCCGCGGGTGTATCAGCAGGATGTGGACTGGGTGTTCCACGCCCGCCAGCAAGTGCTGAGCCCTGCGCAGGTGCAGGCCGAAGTGGATCGCCTGCGCGCCGGTGGTGTGGCGCGTGTTGACACCGTGCCAGCGGCCGAGCCGGCCTTGGCCAGCCACTGCGACTTCTAA
- the nagA gene encoding N-acetylglucosamine-6-phosphate deacetylase: protein MAEFQQVDGYVLTPAGFVRGRIEQREGRITAITGEPVTEAQVRHDKLALPIILPGFIDVHVHGGGGHDTMEGGDAARQISKLHVRHGTTAMLATTMTAPMEDIRNALAALGEICTTRDPQGARILGVHLEGPYINPGKLGAQPPFAKAAAMAEVRELNALAPIKLITIAPELPGNLELITELRAAGFQVQIGHTLGTYEDGVAALAHGAQGFTHLFNAMTGLHHREPGMVGAALAHGRYAEIIPDLLHVHPGAIRVALRSIPCTFCVTDSTAAAGQPDGEYKLGRHTVTKCLGGVRLPDGTLAGSTLTMDQALRNLVGMGLEIEDASRRVSTYAAEYMGVSDRGQLTVGAWADLVVLDRELQLQRVVVEGEEIDLVG from the coding sequence ATGGCGGAGTTTCAACAAGTTGACGGCTATGTGCTGACGCCTGCGGGCTTTGTACGTGGCCGAATCGAGCAGCGCGAAGGGCGCATCACCGCCATCACCGGCGAGCCGGTCACCGAGGCGCAAGTGCGCCACGACAAGCTGGCCCTGCCCATCATCCTGCCCGGCTTCATCGACGTGCATGTGCACGGCGGCGGCGGCCACGACACCATGGAAGGCGGCGACGCCGCACGGCAGATCTCCAAGCTGCATGTGCGCCACGGCACCACCGCCATGCTGGCCACCACCATGACGGCGCCGATGGAGGACATCCGCAACGCGCTGGCCGCGCTGGGCGAGATCTGCACCACCCGCGACCCCCAGGGCGCACGCATCCTCGGCGTCCATCTGGAAGGTCCTTACATCAACCCTGGCAAGCTGGGCGCGCAGCCGCCCTTCGCCAAGGCGGCGGCGATGGCGGAAGTGCGTGAGTTGAACGCGCTGGCGCCCATCAAGCTGATCACCATCGCCCCGGAGCTGCCCGGCAATCTGGAACTGATCACCGAGCTGCGCGCGGCCGGCTTCCAGGTGCAAATCGGCCACACCCTGGGCACTTACGAAGATGGCGTGGCCGCCTTGGCGCATGGCGCGCAGGGCTTCACCCATTTGTTCAATGCCATGACCGGCTTGCATCACCGCGAGCCCGGCATGGTCGGCGCCGCGCTGGCGCATGGCCGCTATGCCGAAATCATTCCAGACCTGCTGCATGTGCATCCCGGTGCCATCCGTGTTGCCCTGCGCTCGATTCCCTGCACCTTCTGCGTGACCGACTCGACCGCCGCCGCCGGCCAGCCTGATGGTGAATACAAGCTCGGCCGTCACACGGTGACCAAATGCCTGGGTGGCGTGCGCTTGCCCGATGGCACCTTGGCCGGCAGCACGCTGACCATGGACCAGGCGCTGCGCAATCTGGTCGGCATGGGGCTGGAGATTGAAGACGCTTCGCGGCGGGTCTCGACCTATGCGGCGGAATACATGGGCGTGAGTGATCGGGGTCAGTTGACGGTCGGTGCTTGGGCTGATTTGGTGGTGTTGGACCGGGAGCTGCAGCTGCAGCGGGTGGTCGTTGAAGGAGAAGAAATTGACCTCGTTGGATAA